From a region of the Mycobacteroides saopaulense genome:
- a CDS encoding enoyl-CoA hydratase/isomerase family protein, translating into MSTDVPELAGLRCERDDRVVTVLIDHGPLNLLDGPLMSSLSRLARWLADRDDVTVVLFGSANPEFFIAHLNVEILQTDSARTAESVESFQRLVGRFRALRQATIALVEGRVAGGGSEFLLNLDMRFAVRGRAIFNQVETGLGIVPAGSGPQHLVQSMGRARALEVILGHDDFGADLAERYGWVNRALDPDEGWRFVNRLARRIAVNPLALIAGAKSTVDAQATDLEPGLAAERAAIVEAFADEHSTHRIARFLRHGGQTVEGERSLGDLVGDP; encoded by the coding sequence ATGAGCACCGATGTCCCCGAACTCGCCGGATTGCGCTGCGAACGCGATGATCGCGTTGTCACCGTTCTGATTGACCACGGGCCGCTCAATCTTCTCGACGGGCCACTCATGTCGAGCCTGTCACGCCTGGCCCGATGGCTCGCCGATCGAGACGACGTGACGGTGGTGCTGTTCGGCAGCGCCAACCCGGAGTTCTTCATCGCCCACTTGAATGTTGAGATTCTGCAAACCGACTCGGCACGCACGGCCGAGTCGGTCGAATCCTTTCAACGGCTGGTCGGCAGGTTCCGTGCACTGCGGCAGGCGACCATCGCCCTGGTGGAGGGCCGGGTAGCGGGTGGGGGCAGTGAGTTTCTGCTGAACCTGGACATGCGCTTCGCGGTACGTGGCCGGGCCATCTTCAATCAAGTGGAGACGGGGTTGGGCATCGTCCCGGCCGGCTCGGGCCCGCAGCACCTGGTCCAGAGCATGGGGCGAGCGCGCGCACTCGAGGTGATTTTGGGTCACGACGATTTCGGTGCGGACCTGGCGGAGCGATACGGCTGGGTGAACCGTGCCCTGGACCCCGATGAGGGGTGGCGGTTCGTGAATCGGCTCGCCCGGCGTATCGCAGTCAATCCGCTCGCGTTGATCGCGGGTGCCAAGAGTACGGTCGATGCACAGGCGACGGACCTGGAACCGGGATTGGCCGCCGAGCGCGCAGCCATTGTCGAGGCATTCGCCGACGAACACAGCACCCACCGCATTGCGCGCTTCCTGCGGCATGGCGGCCAGACCGTGGAAGGCGAACGTAGCCTGGGCGATCTGGTGGGTGACCCCTAG
- a CDS encoding SRPBCC family protein, translating into MGQVSASSSVLIDAAPEAVLAAVADYQNVRPKILSGHYRDYQVLEGGQGEGTVASWKLQATESRVRDIKSTVSVAGHTVIEKDANSTLVTSWTVAPAGTGSTVTTKTAWTGGGGIKGFFERTFAPLGLKKIQAEVLANLKKTVEGSAA; encoded by the coding sequence ATGGGTCAGGTCAGTGCGTCCAGTTCGGTGTTGATCGACGCGGCGCCCGAGGCAGTGCTCGCCGCGGTAGCCGACTACCAGAATGTGCGCCCGAAGATCTTGTCCGGCCATTACCGCGATTACCAGGTCCTCGAAGGCGGTCAGGGTGAGGGCACCGTCGCATCCTGGAAGCTGCAGGCCACCGAGTCGCGCGTGCGAGACATCAAGTCCACTGTGAGCGTGGCCGGCCACACCGTCATCGAGAAGGACGCCAACTCCACCCTGGTGACCAGCTGGACCGTGGCGCCCGCCGGAACCGGCTCCACCGTTACCACCAAGACCGCGTGGACCGGTGGCGGCGGCATCAAGGGCTTCTTCGAGAGGACCTTCGCGCCGTTGGGGCTCAAGAAGATTCAGGCCGAGGTGCTGGCCAACCTGAAGAAGACCGTGGAGGGTTCGGCGGCCTAA
- a CDS encoding Rv3717 family N-acetylmuramoyl-L-alanine amidase, with protein sequence MLPIGVPSAPTTVTAAAAPGIAGRIVVLDPGHNGANDSSINNQVPDGRGGTKSCQTSGTVTDGGYPEHTFAWNTVLLIRQQLTQLGVRTAMTRGDDDKLGPCIDKRAEIENGYNPDAVVSIHADGGPASGHGFHVNYSSPPVNAVQGEPTLRFAKTMRDSLQAAGLTPSTYIGTGGLYGRSDLAGLNLAQHPKVLVELGNMKNAQDAAMMTSPEGRAKYAQAVVQGIVAYLSGTAPAPGVDPAAAPAPGG encoded by the coding sequence GTGCTGCCCATCGGCGTGCCGTCGGCCCCCACCACCGTCACCGCCGCCGCGGCCCCCGGCATCGCCGGACGCATCGTCGTGCTGGATCCCGGGCACAACGGCGCCAACGACAGTTCGATCAACAACCAGGTGCCCGACGGCCGAGGCGGCACCAAGAGCTGTCAGACCAGCGGTACCGTCACCGACGGCGGATACCCGGAACACACCTTCGCCTGGAACACCGTGCTGCTCATCCGCCAGCAGCTGACCCAGCTCGGCGTCCGCACCGCCATGACCCGTGGCGATGACGACAAGCTCGGACCGTGCATCGACAAGCGTGCCGAAATCGAGAACGGCTACAACCCGGACGCGGTGGTCAGCATCCACGCCGACGGCGGCCCCGCCAGCGGCCACGGCTTCCACGTCAACTACTCGAGCCCTCCGGTCAACGCCGTGCAGGGCGAGCCGACGCTGCGCTTTGCCAAGACCATGCGCGACAGCCTGCAGGCCGCGGGCCTGACGCCCTCGACGTACATCGGCACCGGCGGCCTCTACGGACGTTCCGACCTGGCCGGCCTCAACCTGGCCCAGCACCCCAAGGTGCTCGTCGAACTCGGCAACATGAAGAACGCCCAGGACGCGGCGATGATGACGAGCCCCGAGGGCCGAGCCAAGTACGCGCAGGCCGTGGTCCAGGGCATCGTCGCCTACCTCAGCGGCACGGCACCGGCGCCGGGGGTTGACCCGGCGGCGGCACCAGCACCCGGCGGTTAG